A single bacterium DNA region contains:
- a CDS encoding alkaline phosphatase family protein, with amino-acid sequence MMEIKGRTAWIITVSAVAALAVLVWILGYTEVDSDPAYIYVAQRGLGGAETLMLGSTVWLFPLVDSLVPVPAGLYEPSGFAPIVTSDGGLEVEVRLELDLDPAGAVQVVDAWGADWGGGLIREILDDVVGERTFDGTTAELYTTRRGELLRELEPELRNHLNERAPALRVGRIALPSVRLTAAPAEDPGVFKPVKVVVLGMDALEDTLLNDLIDMGELPHFAKMRDEGYLGTLQSEAPYFSPMIWTTFATGKPAQEHGITAFTRTNPETGRLEPLSAMDRKVSTFWEFLGGCGLSSIVTNWYYSWPTGEIKGFNLTNYAWKPKFGKGFIGIPHYDELPGKDWPEGVTETVNEAIADRPYISEDDYALAWVLPYIPAATTDGTPLKGGPPLPHYLERDVLAANACFWLMDHEDWNIAAVYQEFPDVLCHLIWPAHAYRWEKLTGKPANLPPIPPYRRELSEEAGDTIIEAYRFEDKLLGVAMDRWGDEAVIVVVSDHGFNTIYPPKTILIGDDQMQTMMYWHDPTGVFGLWGRHVQQGVSGEITIYDFLPTVLALLGVPAAQDMPGRVVEEALEPEFLDRMKAGPLAERPATYDPHEREVDRDIVNVVGEAELERLRALGYLQ; translated from the coding sequence ATGATGGAGATAAAGGGCCGCACCGCTTGGATTATTACCGTCTCCGCCGTCGCCGCCCTGGCGGTGCTGGTCTGGATTCTGGGCTACACCGAAGTGGATTCCGACCCGGCTTACATCTACGTCGCCCAAAGGGGCCTCGGCGGGGCGGAAACGCTCATGCTGGGCTCGACGGTTTGGCTCTTCCCCCTGGTGGACTCGCTGGTCCCGGTTCCCGCGGGGCTGTACGAGCCGTCCGGTTTCGCACCAATCGTAACCTCTGACGGCGGACTGGAGGTGGAGGTCCGCCTCGAGCTGGACCTCGACCCCGCCGGCGCGGTGCAGGTCGTGGATGCGTGGGGCGCCGACTGGGGCGGGGGGCTCATCCGGGAGATCCTGGACGACGTCGTCGGGGAGAGGACCTTCGACGGGACGACCGCGGAGCTCTACACCACCCGCCGGGGGGAGCTGCTCCGAGAACTCGAACCGGAGTTGCGGAATCACCTGAACGAAAGGGCGCCGGCCCTGCGGGTGGGGCGCATCGCGCTCCCCTCGGTCCGCCTCACCGCCGCACCGGCCGAAGACCCTGGGGTTTTCAAGCCGGTGAAGGTGGTCGTGCTGGGGATGGACGCCCTGGAGGACACCCTCCTGAACGACCTCATAGACATGGGCGAGCTGCCGCACTTCGCGAAAATGCGCGACGAGGGCTACCTGGGGACCCTGCAATCCGAGGCGCCCTACTTCTCCCCCATGATCTGGACCACCTTCGCCACCGGCAAACCGGCGCAGGAGCACGGCATAACCGCCTTCACCCGGACCAACCCCGAGACCGGCCGGCTGGAACCCCTGTCGGCGATGGACCGCAAGGTTTCGACCTTCTGGGAATTTTTGGGCGGATGCGGCCTCTCCAGCATCGTCACCAACTGGTACTACTCCTGGCCCACGGGGGAGATTAAGGGCTTCAACCTGACCAACTATGCCTGGAAACCCAAGTTCGGCAAGGGCTTCATCGGCATCCCCCACTACGACGAGCTCCCGGGCAAGGACTGGCCCGAGGGCGTCACGGAAACGGTGAACGAGGCCATCGCCGACCGACCCTACATCTCCGAGGACGACTACGCGCTGGCCTGGGTCCTACCGTACATCCCGGCGGCCACCACCGACGGGACGCCGCTGAAAGGGGGGCCGCCCCTGCCCCACTACCTGGAGCGGGACGTCCTGGCCGCCAATGCCTGCTTCTGGCTCATGGACCACGAGGACTGGAACATCGCGGCGGTGTACCAGGAATTCCCGGACGTGCTCTGCCATCTCATCTGGCCGGCCCACGCCTACCGGTGGGAAAAGCTGACCGGCAAACCGGCCAACCTGCCGCCCATCCCGCCCTACCGCCGGGAGCTGTCCGAGGAAGCCGGCGACACCATCATCGAGGCGTACCGCTTCGAGGACAAACTCCTGGGCGTGGCCATGGACCGCTGGGGCGACGAGGCGGTCATCGTGGTGGTGAGCGACCACGGCTTCAACACCATCTACCCGCCGAAGACCATTCTCATCGGCGACGACCAGATGCAGACGATGATGTACTGGCACGACCCCACCGGCGTCTTCGGGCTCTGGGGCCGCCACGTCCAGCAGGGGGTGTCGGGCGAGATAACCATCTACGACTTCCTCCCCACAGTCCTGGCCCTCCTCGGCGTACCGGCGGCGCAGGACATGCCGGGGCGGGTGGTGGAGGAGGCCCTCGAGCCGGAGTTCCTCGACCGGATGAAGGC